In Nitrospira sp., a single genomic region encodes these proteins:
- a CDS encoding riboflavin synthase has product MFTGIVEEMGAIRSVDKTLAGTRMTILATTVMSDLKVGDSVSVNGACLTVAERDQAWFAVEVSPETLSVTALGRLGAGTPVNLERAMKLNERIGGHLVAGHVDGVGRIRSRRHDANAVVVTIDMPPDVLRYCVLKGSITVDGVSLTINDVTDQTISVAIIPHTAKVTTLGLKQVDDPVNLESDLIGRYVERLLQDRSQLSKPTPAIDKDYLKKRGLI; this is encoded by the coding sequence ATGTTTACCGGGATCGTCGAAGAAATGGGCGCGATACGGTCCGTCGACAAGACGCTCGCCGGGACGCGAATGACGATTCTTGCGACGACGGTCATGAGCGACCTCAAGGTCGGGGACAGCGTGAGCGTGAACGGCGCCTGCTTGACGGTGGCGGAACGGGATCAGGCTTGGTTTGCGGTAGAGGTCTCGCCGGAAACGCTTTCGGTCACGGCGCTCGGCCGCCTCGGGGCGGGCACTCCGGTGAATCTAGAGCGGGCCATGAAGCTGAACGAACGCATCGGCGGGCACCTCGTGGCAGGCCACGTGGACGGGGTCGGCAGGATTCGCAGCCGCCGTCACGACGCCAACGCCGTCGTGGTGACCATCGACATGCCGCCGGACGTGTTGCGTTATTGCGTACTGAAAGGCTCGATCACGGTCGACGGCGTCAGTCTGACGATCAACGACGTAACCGACCAGACCATATCGGTCGCGATCATTCCGCACACCGCCAAGGTGACCACGCTCGGGCTCAAGCAGGTCGACGATCCGGTGAACCTTGAATCCGATCTCATCGGCAGGTATGTCGAGCGCCTGCTCCAGGACCGGAGCCAGTTGTCGAAGCCGACGCCCGCCATCGACAAGGACTATCTGAAAAAACGCGGGCTAATATGA
- a CDS encoding MBL fold metallo-hydrolase, with amino-acid sequence MTITNKQSGTNIQEVADGIYRISTPVIMSGSGFSFNQYLIVDDEPLIFHTGPRKLFPLVHEAVTRVLPPPRLRHIAFSHVEADECGSLNEWLAAAPRSAPLCGTVAALVSINDLADRPPRALADGELLSLGKHSVRWFDTPHLPHAWECGFLMEETTGTLLCGDLFTQGGADNPAMTESDILGPSEAFRHGMDYFSHTKHARHMLERLASTRPTTLACMHGSAWRGDGAKLLRALAAAICM; translated from the coding sequence ATGACGATCACGAACAAGCAATCCGGGACCAATATTCAGGAAGTTGCGGACGGGATCTACCGCATCAGTACGCCGGTGATCATGTCGGGCAGCGGCTTTTCATTCAACCAGTATCTCATCGTGGACGACGAGCCACTGATTTTTCACACAGGGCCGCGGAAGCTGTTTCCGCTCGTGCACGAGGCGGTTACACGCGTGCTTCCGCCCCCACGACTTCGTCACATTGCCTTCTCACACGTCGAGGCTGACGAGTGCGGATCGCTCAATGAGTGGCTGGCCGCCGCCCCGCGGTCCGCGCCCCTATGCGGAACCGTTGCGGCGCTGGTCTCCATCAACGACCTTGCGGACCGACCGCCTCGAGCGCTCGCTGACGGCGAGTTGCTCTCACTGGGAAAACACTCCGTCCGGTGGTTTGACACCCCTCACCTGCCGCACGCGTGGGAATGCGGCTTCCTAATGGAAGAAACGACCGGGACGCTTCTGTGCGGTGACCTCTTCACTCAGGGCGGCGCCGACAATCCGGCCATGACCGAGTCGGACATCCTCGGGCCGAGCGAGGCGTTCCGCCACGGAATGGACTATTTCTCGCATACAAAGCATGCGCGCCACATGCTGGAGCGATTGGCGTCCACTCGCCCAACAACACTCGCCTGCATGCACGGCAGCGCATGGCGCGGCGACGGCGCGAAGCTCTTGCGCGCGCTGGCTGCTGCGATCTGTATGTGA